ATATGAATCGGAAGGATGGATCTTGTCATATTTATGTTTCTGAGGGCATCATTGGTACTTTCGATTCGGGAGTTTTGTCCAACGCCCGTGTAATTCCAAAGATTTCCCTTCCCCGCTTTGTCTTAAGTTCTTTTCgtttcttttattatctcaTATCTTGATTCGATAACGATGTTGGACTTGCGCTTTGATCAGTTAGtactccctctttctttttgggttcaTTATTATAATTTTCGATGCTTGATTATGGATTTTCGTTAGTTGATCCTATACACGGGTTAATTTCAGTCTATATTGTTTGTGGTTCATGCTCGATATTTATTGGGTTTTTTACTTGTATTTAAGGATAGAATAAACTAATATTGTTTGTCAATTTTAGTGTTGTTTGGAAATCAAACAGTTGAGATAGAGAGTGGAAATACTATTAATTGCTAGGCTGTTCACTTGCAATGCTCTATATATTTGCTTGTCTAACTTGAGATTTGTCTCTGCTTTGTTGGGATGGAAAGAGGAGTAGCTCTATCATGCTTGGGGACGACTATGTTGAGCGCCCTTTGTTTGGTGAGGCGATATCTAGTGCATTTCCTCTTAGATTCCAGGTCAGGCGTTGTTCTCTTTACATAAACCTATACGGGCTACCAAATGTGTTCAAAATTGCTATTCAGAATTCGGAAAGTTGTGAGCTGATTTTGGTTTGGATTTGTAGGATGTGAGCAATATTCGTGAAGTTCCTGATCATCAGGTTTGTTTACAGTAATTTGTGTGCTTTACAGGGGCAGTTTATGTTTGTCTAACTGTGGCTGTTTGGTTCTAATGCTTTTAAATTGGGATTGgtgaaatatatttttcttggttaaAGGAGGTTTTTGTAGATCCTGCTCGTGACGAGAGCATGATATTTGAGCTTCTAGATTTCAAGCATGATGTGCAAGATAATAGAAGCATTGCCTGGTTTCTTCAAGACCTTGCCACTGAACATGATGCGGAACGAAGCATGGTAAGTCTTATACCTGTCTTTTGATTGCATAAAAGGATGTGGACAGTCAATTAGCTCAACATTGTCGTTCTCTCAGAAGATGTTACGGTTTATCTCCATTTTTTGAATAATCAGACCAATCATGTGTGAAAGATGTTTTACATGCATATAATGCACAACACTATCTGACCATAAAGGTTATACTATTCTTGCATTGCTTAAATCTGCAAGGGGAGTGATAGAACCATGCATTATGGGGTGACTTGTGATTGGATCCAAGTGATGCAGGGGGGAGCCCGCACCATTCAGGGGTGGCTCCCACTGTGTAGGTGGGATCCCAGCTATGTGTGCCATCAGTTGCATGCGGTGGTAGCAAATTTGAACCCATGAATTCATTGAATCAGTaaccaaaatttattttaagagGCTTGTGAAGGGGGGATTTAATAATGgcaattttctctttttggagGTTTTTGCCTCAATGTTTATAGGACGGCCTTAAGTAGGGTTTTTTCATGTCACCTTGCCGTTCCCTCATTTAGAGGACCATTTTCAGTCTTGTCAGAGACAGGTCTGTGTGGGTTTCAGTCTTTTAAGGATTGAGCTTTTATTTGGTTTAGTAATTTGAGTTTAGTGTTGCATTTGAATAGTCCACCTACATTGAGGTTTGTTACTATTTCCAGGTTGTTAACTAAAACATTAAGTTTACTTCATACTTATTACATTTTTTGTTGTTATTAGTTGGATAAAGCACAATTGGCCAACTCTAGTCATTAAATTGTTTAGAATACTGCTGTCTTCTGTCCTGTaacatatatttttcttttataagcTTGATCACTGCAAAGCTTTATGGAGCATGCATGTACAATTGCTGGACATGGCTCTTAAGTTAGGAAATCTGGAATGAGCACTAGATGTGCCTTTCATTTAACGTTGAAAGAAGCAAGGAGGAAGCTGacagggaggaagaagatgccCTCAGAGAATATTTTGTCTGCCGGTGAATTGCATTGAAGTTAGAGGCAACAGATTCAGTGTTTCGTTTGTGCTCTTGCTTTTGGAGACTAGACTATGAAGACTTTAGTGACAGTGCCAATTTTTTTTCGATAGGCAACATAATTTTATCTATAAATAGAATTCTAAAATACAAATTACAATAGCACAACCATCTTAAGGGCAAAGTGGCATGGCCTAATATTTAGGGGGTCTTTTACTTGGCTATTGTGGCACTGTCTAGTACCACAAAAGATACTAGTGATGATGTGATTGACCCTTTGGTGAGCCCATCCTAATGACTtgctagaaacaaagctaggcaTCCTTTGATTACATATAGAAGGCAAAAGAAGGATTCTGTAATTGCTTCGTTTGCTCCCTggaatagaaactactaaaaaaaaataaaggtctGATTCTCTAAGGTCCCTCCGACCAAAATCTCAGCAGACTTTTTCACAGGGGATGATCATTCAAGCCACCCACGATAGAAGTTGGGGAGCTTAATGTGgttaaagggcgtacccagtgcacaaggctcctgtcagtgcggggtctagggagggtcataatgtacgcagccttacccccgcttcattGCGAGGCTGTCTCTGACttgaacccacgaccactaggttgcaatggagcaaccttactgttgcgccTTAATGTGATTCTGATATACAAAACCAGTACCAACAGAACAGGATCACAAAAATAGAGAGATTCCAAAATTTAGGAGAAAAATAACTAAGCAAATCCAGAAGGCAGAAGGTTGGATGAtggagttcagatctgctacccacatggggacgggaggggtcagatctgtccccaccctccccatgtgggtagctgatccggattctgGATGGTGTTGGAGTGGTCCTCTTTAGGATTCGGATAAGTGCTGAAAGATCAGTAAGATCCAAGTGTCGGATCTGCTGAATCAGACAATTCCTAGTTGGAGTAGGAAACCTCAAGTTTGACTAATCTACTGATCTTTTCAACGATCAGGTTTCAGGTTCGTATATCAGAACTATCAATTATGTTATCACCACTGAAACCAGATTAACAGAAACTCACTGTTTCTTGAATATccatccaaaatagaaagtatagACTCCaacttagattaggattataGCATTCAACGAGCAAAATCAGAACTTGATAACAGGGATGTGTTTAGTGTACTGACCAAATGAGATTTGTGACATCAAAATGCAAAATCAGACCTTTGTAGAATCTGTTACCAAAAATCCCAAAGAGAATAGGAGAGATATGTTGTGGGAGCTGCTGGTTTTGTTGCAGGATCTAGCAGCACAACTGTTGTAATTTGGATGGAGTTGATAAGAAGAGGATAGAAGAATGAAAGAGCTGCAACTTGGGTACCCTCCACAAGGTCTGATTGGTTTCACCACCAATTGACACCTTGAATCACCACTAGGCAGGTCACTGCTTCACCACAACCAAGAGAACATAAATCTGTATACTTCACCACCCTGTCTTTTATTTATAAAGCAATTGAAAAACAAATTGTAGACAAACTAGTGAACCACCGTACAAGTAGTCCCATCCTTTTTAAACTCTAAAAGAAGATAAGATagcaacttaaattgaactaaTGAACCACCAGTTCAAGAACCGAACCTAACTAACTTAAAACCAGAACTGGACGACGTTAGGCCTGGTTCTTCCTGGACTTCTTACGCTTGTAGGTCTTCAGGTCTGCATTAGGAGAATTTAGTTTGTTCTCCCCAAGTGGGGAAAAGAATGGCAAAAAATTTATTGTTGTTTGCAGAAATTAGGTATATGTGTGGGCTGAAAGCTAATAAAAAATATCCATAGTTTAAAACTGGGTGCAATTtcgccaaaattttgaaattcggTGATTTCGACCTGCTCAAAATGAAACTATATACGAAATataggacatgcatagtctcgaccgaaattttggCGTGATTTCGGTACTCTTTGTACCATCTCGCTGAAATGATACAAAGCCTTATATAAAAAGGAACTGTCTCGCGAGTTCACTTCGAAACTTTGATAGAGACTatattgttttgtttgtttcgaCATGGAGAACGGAAAAATTGCTTGAATCTTGCTTTTTTACCACATCACCACTCCATACTACTGGAATACACTGTtgggggttgccacatcactacaAAGAGATCATTTGTTGCTTACTTGGGAGAcccagtttgatcatgccacataGGATACGGACCATTGAGCACGTCCAACCACTTGTGCAGGCTACACAAGAGGGCATTGTCGTGGGTTTGGAGCAGATGAGCAGGCTGACTATATGGACATTGATAGCTTGTCTATCACTTTGGGAGGGATGAGTATGGGCATTGGGGAGCgtgcatcttcttcatccattccCAATTTTGAGTATGACGCCCACTCATAGTCGCAAGGACATATTGGATCGTCCTTTGTCGACAACTTGTTCTCTTACCCAGCCCACCAGCCGTACATGCATCCATTCCCATCTTATAAAAGTGGCTCAATGATTGGTTCTTCAAATTACGGTGActtataccctaggataggttactTGCAATATGTAGATGAAACCATTTACAAGCAGCTGTGGAGGACTACTTTCGTTTATTCTCTTACACTATCTCGTGGCATGCATATGTTATGTAGACAGAGgacaatgcacgtcggctccatcggacCATTAGTGGACTCAATCCAGCatgtcatagttcatatcagtaGACAAGTCACAGAGTCCCAATATTCTATTtttgggacatggaagactagggtGTCTATGACATATGTACTGTTCACTCTACTTGGGTGCCTATGTTATATGTATTGTTCACTATATTTTGTAGTTTCTAATTTACGTcgttaactatttcttaaataataatTCAGTATTATGTGGCTTTATCCATTATttcataatttacttgttttatttgctagttatgtctcatagcactcaaacaatgtgtagaatagacaatatttCATAGGTGTTCgacgtttactgccaaccaaggtcgcaaattgttttttttttttttttttaacaatttgtagatttaaatgtgtttattaagtctaaaacaaccttcccctaaagttttggagccaaccGTGGCCATTTGCCCATTGAAACATCAAaacgaaaccaaaaaaaaaacaggcaATGTTTTCGAAGTTTCAGTGGTTTCAATTTGgtcgaaacaccgaaacgagttgggtttcatcatcatcatcttcttcctcatatGTTTCATCACTGCTACTAGAAGATTCATCATCGCTGCTCTTGTTTTCTAaaaactcttcttcttcaagagtATTTTGAGTAAGAATATGATTGTGAAAAAGAACACTTGCTACTACAATCATTGCTTACGTCTTAAAAGGATATTCTACCtgattttttaatatcttgaatCGTGACTTTAACAGAGAAAAGACACGTTCAATTACATTGCGTAGCGAAGAATGACGCAAGTTAAACAATTCCTTTTTATCAGTTGGACGCATATTAGAGTTTCTCCACTCGTTTAGATGATACCGAACATTACGGTATGGCCTCAGGAACCCCCTCTGATTTGCAAACCCAGCATCAACAAGATAGTATTTACCTGGAGGgaccaccatctttgtttctCCATTTCTGCGAAGGGCTTCATATAATACTCTAGAATCTGATGTTGATCCTTCCCAACCAAATAATATGTAAGTAAACCTCGTGTCAAAATCACAGGCAGCTAATATATTCTGAGATATATTTCCCTTCTTATCGCAAAATGTTTTATGTTTATCTACTGAAACCCACGCTGGGACATGTGAACCATCAATAGCGCAAATGCAATCCTTGAAGAATGGGTAGAACCTACTACTACCTGATATTCGATCATGAATTCTTCTAGTTGGAGGCTTCAATAAAATTGGAGCCAATTTAATTGTTGCACCCAGCACAATATTGAAGTATCAACTGACAGTCTCGCCTGAACGACCTAAATCATGTAGAACCTTACGGTTCTTAAGGTTGTGGCCAATTGTTTGTAAAAAAATTACCAGCTGCTCCTCCACTTGCACTGATCTGCTCTCTTGTAGAAGGCCCCTCTCTCGCATCATTttacttaaattaaaaaatgctCTTCTGCTCATTCTTGTAATGTTTCGACATGTGGTGTCACATACCGCTATGATTCTTTGTGTCTCAACATAGCCACGGTTTCGCTCATCACGATATGGTTGTCTAACCAAATACGTTCTTTTATAATACTCCGCCCTAGAACAGCAACAACAGTTGCTAatacaagtattttttttcttgcgcTTTTGGTAGGCCTCATCAGTCTCATGTACAGTTTCCATGTATATGTATATCTACAAATCAAAATGTAAAGACACTAGAACTCAGAACTAACACCCTAATATATTAACAACCAAGAACACAACTGATTGTAAATGATTGCAACCGGTTTTTGATACGGTCAAATCAAGGCTTGTTGGACTTCCTCATGCAAAACTCACTGTTTGCATTAGAACTCCTATTGGTGGATGTCCTTCATATTGGACTGGTTGGAGGATGATAAGAGAACAAAAATATGACACATTTATGACACATAAGAATCCAAAACCATTCCCAATACGAGCATTGATAAATGATTAAATTCAGCTCAAGACAGCTGTCCCTCTAATGACTATTAAAAGGTAGGGATCAATCATGTAGAGAGCattttcttttgtgtgtgtgtgtgtgttgggggggggggggagtgtacATGTCGAAACTGGGAAGTCAAGCACCACATAATGGCAAGAATATACAACCATTCTAAAGAGTCTCACTCTGTCTCACAGTCCTCAAATTAAAGACAATGTTTTGATTTTCAAGGAGTCTGACCCTGTCTCATAGTCCTACATGTAGAGAGCATTTTCTTTTGTGAGAGATCTACAGCCCAACCCCAATCCCCATCCCTCCCCCATCAACCCGGTCAACTGCGTATCCATCCAGACTGATTCACAGGTAGTCGTTATGCAATCGAAGGTGTGGCTGCTTGTTCATGGAGTTCTCAGCCTACTTTACTTCATAGTCTTGCTGCTTCAGTTCATTTTATTGCTGTGGAAAATGGTGAGTGTTTGGAGAGAACTAAATAAGCTAGCTGGTTTTCTtgttccctatttttttttttctagtttttcttttccatttttagtGAAACAAAGCATAAGAGCATTCCTATTGCACTTCACTCGTTTTCTTTTCACCAATTTCTCCATTATCAACTTTCAATTGTTAGCAAACTTAGCATACCAGCTCCACAGAAAATGTAAAAGTATAATATAAAACTTGTGGAGGCATATATCAATGAGGGGTCACACGTTTAAACAAAAGCTATTCTAGAACTTTTACTGAGGCCATGAAAAGCAACCAGCTGTTTAGTATATGCAATTAGATCTGGAATCTCTATGCTTCAATGTAAAGATAGGAGCTTGCacatgggaaggaaaaaaaaggctGCGTATGTTCttcgaaattttgctgctacccgAGTTCACAGACAAAGAAGTGGAatctaatttttaaaaaatactaaaacctaggaaaaTATTTGAGAATAAGGAACgaatatgagaagaataaaaaaaataaatgcagcagaaggagaagaaacaaaaaaagagaaaaatatccaacagagaagggaaggaagatgagaagaataaaaaaaaatgcaggaaaaaaaaatctgatacTGATTGATTGCAGCGAAGTTGAGTCGCTTCTCCTTCGTGTTCTTTCCAGGTGCAGCGAATAATTTTCTGCAaaatctctttcattttttgttcaccCCTTAAAATCTGATACTGATTTTCAAATACACTTCCGATATCTTTTCACCTtcaatttttgttatttaattaaaatcatTCAGGGGTCCTATGATGGCATGAGATTCCAACAGAGAAGGGAACgaatatgagaagaataaaaaaaatgcagtagaaggagaagaaaaaaaaaaaaaaactcaaccaacagagaagggaaggaagatgagaagaataaaaaaaaatgcaggtaGGAGATGGGGGAGAGAAAGGGCTTCAGGGAGGAGTGCCAGCTTGCCATCAATGGAGCCAATGAGCAGactaggagaagaaaaaaaatagagaagatgaagctggaagaatctagggttcacaaatgcCCATATGCAGAGGAAGCGAGAGATCATCCCACACAGATTCAAAAGACCTATAAAAATTACCTGATATCTCTGATCGAACACCAGAAACTCTTCTTGCACGTTGATTCAGAATTTTCCACCTTCGTTCTCCTTCGTTCTCCTTCGATAGAACaccagaaaccctaaaaacagagaaagcgagactgtgagagagagagagagagaaagagataaatatTTGTGCAATGTAAGCCATGAACTCACCAGAGCAGTTCCCTCCTTTGTTGTCCTTCAACTTCTCCGAGCAGTTTGTCTCCCTCGTTTTCCTTCGTTCTTCTCCTTTCGGCCTTGTTCAATGATATGCCTCTGATTTCACGATTTTTTCTTGCATTTGAAGATATTAGCCGTTTTATATGATAGGGTTTAATCTCAAGATTCAGATATTTAGTGTAAAATGCTGCATCTTAGGATATAAATCAATTTTGCCAACCAAAGTGTCAAAAAAATCAAGATTCATGAGCCTGTAGATGTAACAACTACAGATGTAAGCAACCAAACACACTCTTACTTTTTTTGCAAATTCTGAATTTATGTGTGAAATGATAAAATTACTCTGGATTGAGCTCCTCGCCCGCATGACACCGTGTGCAGCGCACATCGTGTGGCTGGGGAGGCCTTGATCCACATGCCAATTCACCAGGATGTATGCGGCCGTGTGGATTGGAGCTCCCTAGTCGCACGATGTGCACCACACGCCGTACGATGCATTGGAGATGAGCCGAATCCAATTACTCTTGCATTAAATATCTTTCGATCGAGAACATTTAAGTGTTCTATGAGCAAGCAACATAggggagtgcaccaatgagatGTGGCAAAACAGTTTCATACTTAAAAAGGTCGGTGAAGTtatttgtgagagagagagagagagaggatgctaGTGTACCTAGGTTCCCAATGGGTGCTTCAACTGTGGGTCCATTTATTATCCAGTTATGGATTTGAATCTGCATTTGCTGTTGGTGGTTATTGATCTTGCTCTCTAGTTCGAAAAAACTTACAATTCTCTAGTGGATCTGACCAACCAAGGAACGTAGTTTTGCAGGTGTATTGTATTCCACCTCTTGCCTTTTGTCTTAACAAAGCCTTGTTAACAAGCATTACCTATTAGCTATTGCCGCATCAAGCGAAAGTGGAGAGCTGAGCTAAATCGAGCTGCTTTGTAAGCAAAAGGGTTGCGCTTGCGAAGATGTACAGACTTATTAGAAGTTTGAACATAAGATCAAGGTCTTCAAATCTGATTTAGGAGGTGAATATGTCTCTATTGAGTTAGTTCAATTAACAATGAAAAAAGTGAGACACTCAAAGTGAAGAACGAAAAATAGAATAGAGGAAATGATTTATCTATAAAGTACTTAGCCTACTTGTCTTCGAGGTAGCAAAACATCGGATTTATTATCTCATGTTTGCTTTTCGTGAAAAAGTACCAATTGAAGTGGAGGGTTTCTTTAAAAGAACAAGGAGTGGGGTCAACAACGACACAATTTCAAGACCGAAATGAGGGGTTTTGTTACATAGTGGTTGAAACAAGATGGCCAAAGTCTTCCTACTTCTCCACTGTTCcgatcaaatccaaaaaatgttAAATCAATCAAAAGTCAGTGGACCTGAATTGATTCATGACTATATAAACTATTCTAATATATTGGTTCAATGCAGAAATCAAAATCCttacatttttttcttaatgATCGTTCTCAAATAGATCCCCATTCCAAGACG
The sequence above is a segment of the Telopea speciosissima isolate NSW1024214 ecotype Mountain lineage chromosome 7, Tspe_v1, whole genome shotgun sequence genome. Coding sequences within it:
- the LOC122668231 gene encoding ran guanine nucleotide release factor-like is translated as MLGDDYVERPLFGEAISSAFPLRFQDVSNIREVPDHQEVFVDPARDESMIFELLDFKHDVQDNRSIAWFLQDLATEHDAERSMTNHV